A single genomic interval of Zingiber officinale cultivar Zhangliang chromosome 4A, Zo_v1.1, whole genome shotgun sequence harbors:
- the LOC121972464 gene encoding uncharacterized protein LOC121972464, whose product MWIIIQTRCAYPTEDGVLIPCDKWDTPTRKKIEANVKAIQTLQCGLTKEELNQANPFSSAKELWEKLIELHEGTSTTKVDETTSQLHARIQDLLNGLHAIRQKVENRDIIRYTLNAFKRYTLWASMVDAYKVSKDHS is encoded by the exons atgtggataatcatccagacGAGATGTGCATATCCGACCGAAGATGGAGTCCTCATCCCGTGCGACAAATGGGATACACCAACCAGAAAGAAGATTGAGGCTAACGTCAAAGCTATTCAGACCCTACAATGCGGCctgacaaaagaagagctgaaccaagCCAACCCATTTTCAAGtgcgaaagaactatgggagaagctgattgaacTGCATGAGGGAACCTCAACCACTAAG GTGGATGAGACGACTAGCCAACTTCACGCACGCAttcaagacctcctcaacggtctccatgcAATTAGACAAAAGGTGGAAAATCGTGACATCATCAGGTATACACTTAATGCATTTAAGAGGTACActttatgggcatccatggtagatgcttacaaagtgtctaaAGATCATTcataa